The proteins below come from a single Candidatus Binatia bacterium genomic window:
- a CDS encoding VC0807 family protein: MTESSTMLPQPPESFRFTQLLPTLLFDAALPIIAFNVLTAEGVSTLWALAAGAMFPALNNARSLVKSRRIEPVGAIVITFLVLGTGASLISGNVFFALIKESFLTATFGGVCLGSLLAERPLFFFLMRQFVAGDDPVRLQWWNGLWQYPEVRFAQRFVTGVWGIVYLLEACFRVAFAVYLTPAEVVAISPVMAFGALIALIAWTRRYMLATRERRMYELQAGLAAAVAQ; encoded by the coding sequence ATGACCGAGTCGTCAACGATGCTTCCGCAACCGCCGGAAAGCTTCCGCTTCACCCAGTTGCTCCCCACGCTCCTGTTTGACGCGGCGCTTCCGATCATCGCGTTCAATGTGCTCACGGCAGAAGGCGTTTCGACGCTGTGGGCGCTGGCCGCGGGCGCGATGTTCCCCGCGCTCAACAATGCTCGCTCTCTGGTCAAGTCTCGCCGCATCGAGCCGGTCGGAGCCATCGTGATCACGTTCCTGGTGCTTGGAACCGGCGCCTCGCTGATCTCGGGCAACGTGTTCTTCGCGCTGATCAAGGAATCGTTCCTCACGGCGACGTTCGGTGGTGTCTGCCTCGGGTCGCTTCTCGCCGAGCGGCCGCTGTTCTTCTTCCTGATGCGGCAGTTCGTCGCCGGTGACGATCCGGTACGACTCCAGTGGTGGAACGGCCTCTGGCAGTATCCCGAGGTGCGTTTCGCCCAACGATTCGTCACCGGCGTATGGGGAATCGTCTACCTGCTCGAAGCGTGCTTCAGGGTGGCCTTTGCCGTGTATCTTACACCGGCCGAGGTCGTCGCGATTTCGCCCGTGATGGCGTTCGGCGCGCTGATCGCGCTGATTGCCTGGACGCGACGCTACATGCTCGCGACGCGCGAACGGCGGATGTACGAGTTGCAGGCTGGCCTTGCAGCGGCCGTCGCGCAGTAG
- a CDS encoding SulP family inorganic anion transporter has protein sequence MDPTTSDSAPARTAALRLDVIAGLTAAAVVLPKAMAYATVAGLPVAVGLYTSFIPLIVYALLGTSRVLSVTSTSTLAILAGTQLGLAVPDGDPAMLATASATLTVLVGVILMFAALLRLGFVANFISSPVLTGFKAGIGFVIVLDQVPKLFGIHITKQGFFLDVFSVVRHLPEASLVTLAVAMVTFALLISMERLRPHSPAPLVAVGSAIAVSWLCGLHGRGVSTVGQIPSGFPSITMPDVALVTQLLPGAFGIALMSFTETIAAGRAFAGSSDPPIDANRELVATGAANLGGAFFGAMAAGGGTSQTAVVRSAGARSQTASLVTAGAALAVMLLLAPLLGLLPYATLAAIVIVYSIGMVQPAEFRAIRNVRTMEFRWALIAFGGVLVFGTLKGILVAIIASTIGLASQTAYPRVYVIGRKRGTSVMRPLSPEHPDDEAIDGLLILRPEGRLFFVNAQYVSEQVAALVAQHKPRVLVLDMSRVPDIEYSALIRLVEGEKRWRDQGLGPWLVGLNPRVLEVVRRSGLADTLGRERMLFNARAAVEHYEALQSASA, from the coding sequence ATCGACCCGACGACATCCGACTCAGCCCCGGCGCGAACCGCCGCGCTGCGTCTCGATGTGATCGCCGGCCTGACGGCTGCAGCGGTCGTTCTTCCGAAAGCGATGGCCTATGCAACGGTCGCGGGGCTACCCGTCGCAGTCGGTCTCTACACCTCGTTCATCCCGCTCATCGTCTATGCCCTGCTCGGCACGTCGCGAGTACTGAGCGTCACCTCGACCAGTACGCTGGCGATCCTGGCTGGTACGCAGCTCGGCCTGGCCGTGCCGGACGGCGACCCGGCCATGCTCGCGACCGCATCCGCGACGCTGACGGTGCTGGTCGGCGTGATCCTGATGTTCGCGGCACTGCTTCGACTGGGTTTCGTCGCCAACTTCATCTCGTCACCGGTGCTGACGGGTTTCAAGGCAGGCATCGGCTTCGTAATTGTGCTCGACCAGGTGCCCAAGCTTTTCGGGATCCACATCACGAAGCAGGGCTTCTTCCTCGATGTGTTCAGCGTTGTCCGGCACCTGCCGGAAGCCTCCCTCGTTACGCTGGCCGTTGCGATGGTGACGTTTGCCCTGCTGATCTCGATGGAGCGACTGCGGCCGCATTCTCCGGCTCCTCTTGTCGCAGTGGGAAGCGCGATCGCGGTTTCGTGGCTGTGTGGGCTGCATGGGCGGGGAGTTTCGACCGTCGGGCAGATTCCATCGGGGTTTCCGTCGATCACGATGCCGGACGTCGCGCTCGTCACCCAGCTCCTGCCGGGAGCGTTCGGAATCGCGCTCATGAGCTTCACCGAGACCATCGCGGCCGGCCGCGCCTTTGCCGGTTCTTCGGATCCGCCGATCGATGCGAACCGCGAGCTCGTGGCCACCGGCGCGGCCAATCTCGGCGGCGCATTCTTCGGAGCGATGGCGGCTGGAGGCGGCACGTCGCAAACGGCTGTCGTTCGCAGTGCGGGTGCGCGATCGCAGACCGCTTCGCTGGTGACTGCCGGCGCCGCGCTGGCGGTCATGCTGCTGCTCGCGCCGCTTCTGGGCCTGCTGCCCTACGCTACGCTTGCCGCAATCGTCATCGTGTACTCGATCGGGATGGTACAGCCCGCCGAGTTCCGGGCGATCCGCAACGTGCGGACCATGGAGTTTCGCTGGGCGCTGATCGCCTTTGGCGGAGTCCTGGTGTTCGGCACCTTGAAGGGCATCCTGGTGGCGATCATCGCGTCCACCATCGGCCTGGCCAGCCAGACCGCTTACCCTCGCGTCTACGTCATCGGTCGCAAGCGCGGCACCAGCGTCATGCGCCCGCTGTCACCCGAACATCCCGACGACGAAGCCATCGACGGCCTCCTGATCCTGCGTCCGGAAGGGCGCCTCTTCTTCGTCAACGCGCAGTACGTGTCCGAGCAGGTGGCGGCGCTCGTGGCGCAGCACAAGCCACGGGTGCTCGTCCTGGACATGAGCCGAGTGCCCGACATCGAGTACTCCGCCCTCATCAGGCTGGTGGAGGGTGAAAAACGGTGGCGCGACCAAGGGCTCGGCCCGTGGCTGGTGGGGTTGAACCCGCGTGTTCTCGAGGTGGTGCGGCGCTCCGGCCTGGCCGACACGCTCGGGCGCGAGCGCATGCTGTTCAATGCCCGCGCAGCGGTCGAACATTACGAGGCGCTGCAGTCGGCGAGTGCGTGA